Proteins encoded by one window of Channa argus isolate prfri chromosome 1, Channa argus male v1.0, whole genome shotgun sequence:
- the LOC137133792 gene encoding C-terminal-binding protein 2-like isoform X4 — protein sequence MALVDKHKVKRQRLDRICEGIRPQIMNGPMHPRPLVALLDGRDCTVEMPILKDLATVAFCDAQSTQEIHEKVLNEAVGAMMYHTITLTREDLEKFKALRIIIRIGSGYDNIDIKAAGELGIAVCNIPSAAVEETADSTLCHILNLYRRNTWLYQALREGTRVQSVEQIREVASGAARIRGETLGLIGFGRTGQAVGMRAKAFGFNVIFYDPYLQDGLERSLGVQRVYTLQDLLYQSDCVSLHCNLNEHNHHLINDFTIKQMRQGAFLVNSARGGLVDEKALAQALKEGRIRGAALDVHESEPFSFSQGPLKDAPNLICTPHTAWYSEQASLEMREAAATEIRRAITGRIPDSLRNCVNKEFFVTTAPWGMIEQQQPQVHPEINGAAYRFAPGVVGVAPGGIPGPMEGLVPGGMPIAHTLPHPSQATSPNQPSKHGDPMREHMTEP from the exons GTATTCGGCCCCAGATTATGAATGGGCCTATGCACCCGCGCCCTCTTGTGGCGCTGCTCGATGGACGTGATTGCACTGTGGAGATGCCCATCCTCAAAGATCTGGCCACCGTGGCTTTCTGTGACGCCCAGTCCACACAGGAGATACACGAAAAG GTGCTGAATGAGGCAGTAGGAGCCATGATGTACCACACCATCACCCTAACAAGAGAGGACTTGGAGAAGTTCAAGGCGCTGCGCATCATCATCCGTATCGGCAGCGGCTACGACAACATCGACATCAAGGCTGCTGGGGAGCTCG GCATTGCAGTGTGTAATATTCCCTCAGCGGCTGTAGAAGAAACAGCAGACTCAACGCTTTGTCACATCCTTAACTTGTACCGGCGAAACACCTGGCTGTACCAGGCTCTGAGGGAGGGCACACGGGTCCAGAGTGTGGAGCAGATCCGGGAGGTGGCGTCGGGGGCAGCCAGGATCCGAGGAGAGACGCTTGGCCTCATCGGATTTG GTCGCACAGGCCAAGCAGTGGGAATGCGGGCCAAGGCCTTCGGTTTCAACGTGATCTTCTATGACCCCTACCTCCAGGATGGCTTGGAGCGCTCGCTGGGCGTTCAGCGAGTCTATACACTCCAGGACTTGCTCTACCAGAGCGACTGCGTCTCCCTGCACTGCAACCTGAACGAACACAACCACCACCTCATCAACGACTTCACCATCAAACAG aTGCGTCAAGGTGCTTTCCTGGTCAATTCCGCACGGGGAGGTCTAGTGGATGAGAAAGCTTTGGCTCAGGCCCTGAAAGAGGGCAGGATACGAGGAGCTGCCTTGGATGTTCACGAGTCGGAGCCTTTCAG TTTTTCCCAAGGCCCTCTGAAAGACGCACCAAACTTGATCTGTACACCCCACACTGCCTGGTATAGCGAGCAGGCGTCACTGGAGATGAGAGAGGCCGCTGCCACAGAAATACGCAGAGCCATTACTG GCCGTATTCCTGACAGCCTCCGAAACTGCGTCAACAAAGAGTTCTTTGTCACTACAGCGCCGTGGGGAATGatagagcagcagcagcctcaagTTCACCCTGAGATCAATGGTGCTGCCTACAG ATTTGCTCCTGGTGTGGTGGGCGTCGCCCCCGGTGGAATTCCCGGACCTATGGAGGGGTTGGTGCCTGGGGGAATGCCCATTGCCCACACCCTGCCCCATCCGTCACAGGCCACCTCCCCTAACCAACCCTCCAAACATGGCGACCCCATGAGAGAGCACATGACTGAGCCGTAG
- the LOC137133792 gene encoding C-terminal-binding protein 2-like isoform X3 codes for MMRRHRESCGATGIRPQIMNGPMHPRPLVALLDGRDCTVEMPILKDLATVAFCDAQSTQEIHEKVLNEAVGAMMYHTITLTREDLEKFKALRIIIRIGSGYDNIDIKAAGELGIAVCNIPSAAVEETADSTLCHILNLYRRNTWLYQALREGTRVQSVEQIREVASGAARIRGETLGLIGFGRTGQAVGMRAKAFGFNVIFYDPYLQDGLERSLGVQRVYTLQDLLYQSDCVSLHCNLNEHNHHLINDFTIKQMRQGAFLVNSARGGLVDEKALAQALKEGRIRGAALDVHESEPFSFSQGPLKDAPNLICTPHTAWYSEQASLEMREAAATEIRRAITGRIPDSLRNCVNKEFFVTTAPWGMIEQQQPQVHPEINGAAYRFAPGVVGVAPGGIPGPMEGLVPGGMPIAHTLPHPSQATSPNQPSKHGDPMREHMTEP; via the exons ATGATGAGGAGGCACAGGGAGAGCTGTGGAGCCACAG GTATTCGGCCCCAGATTATGAATGGGCCTATGCACCCGCGCCCTCTTGTGGCGCTGCTCGATGGACGTGATTGCACTGTGGAGATGCCCATCCTCAAAGATCTGGCCACCGTGGCTTTCTGTGACGCCCAGTCCACACAGGAGATACACGAAAAG GTGCTGAATGAGGCAGTAGGAGCCATGATGTACCACACCATCACCCTAACAAGAGAGGACTTGGAGAAGTTCAAGGCGCTGCGCATCATCATCCGTATCGGCAGCGGCTACGACAACATCGACATCAAGGCTGCTGGGGAGCTCG GCATTGCAGTGTGTAATATTCCCTCAGCGGCTGTAGAAGAAACAGCAGACTCAACGCTTTGTCACATCCTTAACTTGTACCGGCGAAACACCTGGCTGTACCAGGCTCTGAGGGAGGGCACACGGGTCCAGAGTGTGGAGCAGATCCGGGAGGTGGCGTCGGGGGCAGCCAGGATCCGAGGAGAGACGCTTGGCCTCATCGGATTTG GTCGCACAGGCCAAGCAGTGGGAATGCGGGCCAAGGCCTTCGGTTTCAACGTGATCTTCTATGACCCCTACCTCCAGGATGGCTTGGAGCGCTCGCTGGGCGTTCAGCGAGTCTATACACTCCAGGACTTGCTCTACCAGAGCGACTGCGTCTCCCTGCACTGCAACCTGAACGAACACAACCACCACCTCATCAACGACTTCACCATCAAACAG aTGCGTCAAGGTGCTTTCCTGGTCAATTCCGCACGGGGAGGTCTAGTGGATGAGAAAGCTTTGGCTCAGGCCCTGAAAGAGGGCAGGATACGAGGAGCTGCCTTGGATGTTCACGAGTCGGAGCCTTTCAG TTTTTCCCAAGGCCCTCTGAAAGACGCACCAAACTTGATCTGTACACCCCACACTGCCTGGTATAGCGAGCAGGCGTCACTGGAGATGAGAGAGGCCGCTGCCACAGAAATACGCAGAGCCATTACTG GCCGTATTCCTGACAGCCTCCGAAACTGCGTCAACAAAGAGTTCTTTGTCACTACAGCGCCGTGGGGAATGatagagcagcagcagcctcaagTTCACCCTGAGATCAATGGTGCTGCCTACAG ATTTGCTCCTGGTGTGGTGGGCGTCGCCCCCGGTGGAATTCCCGGACCTATGGAGGGGTTGGTGCCTGGGGGAATGCCCATTGCCCACACCCTGCCCCATCCGTCACAGGCCACCTCCCCTAACCAACCCTCCAAACATGGCGACCCCATGAGAGAGCACATGACTGAGCCGTAG
- the LOC137133792 gene encoding uncharacterized protein isoform X1, producing the protein MLVPNKQLSLGRSHSWDTLGGNEGQWDRAESVYEQQARVAGRRSSLSYGEGAGWYDPPPGVRPPDLDLKRDPYSYQDSHYGQAYIERHNPQGLRKGSVPDLNHYDRVPMAHRGSIPHQDYYSHDPAMTPRPPEGFYRPENQPPPPQAHPLSRSGSHFGLTPGARAAWDQSQVGRAGPQPPSSPLPPAPPPTAHELNRAYREPGAKIMPDSQQRIPSRDLSSAHCSIEHTSPRYASEPPPLTGQSVYTDVNGRPLDPQQQAATCLVVDPASQGMIIRQETTSPYSIQQQQQQQLQQQQIQQQQQQQLQQQQIQLQQLQHQQLQQQQLQQQQLQQQQFQQDQLQQHLQQQQPQSLPPTTTMPVSDPNLSMAPLPAIPAQVQTVATGPVAPASVQVAAALAPPPPAVPLPAPPPAPLPTAPQTPLPVDPKKTVDPEFLALLRNEGLSESTISSLIQQGFDSTSMLAVMEENDVRTVAPNLGQSRVLSRLVHNCKRPIEAPAPTSQPQTPMRGRSNSFSLRSDIYHQQPHQHASHSAQTFSVDPQLMPPPTPGAMQTISPRFGEVIGRRPSSAPSQHLLEVSGVYPGHPPRSPGPYTGGIIPVQSRPMSAYSGGTVPGMPIQGMQIMPQQMTGSMPAIPGSIHSMQSMPQQMPVSMPVLPQPPQQVPKAYSTNYTVPMELMKRDRSLLPLSPMHSPHPSPQLMRKGGGTAPDNAFIPVGAPVQGQGALVANQKQSRRTGPPVIVSTMASPDTSIRPQIMNGPMHPRPLVALLDGRDCTVEMPILKDLATVAFCDAQSTQEIHEKVLNEAVGAMMYHTITLTREDLEKFKALRIIIRIGSGYDNIDIKAAGELGIAVCNIPSAAVEETADSTLCHILNLYRRNTWLYQALREGTRVQSVEQIREVASGAARIRGETLGLIGFGRTGQAVGMRAKAFGFNVIFYDPYLQDGLERSLGVQRVYTLQDLLYQSDCVSLHCNLNEHNHHLINDFTIKQMRQGAFLVNSARGGLVDEKALAQALKEGRIRGAALDVHESEPFSFSQGPLKDAPNLICTPHTAWYSEQASLEMREAAATEIRRAITGRIPDSLRNCVNKEFFVTTAPWGMIEQQQPQVHPEINGAAYRFAPGVVGVAPGGIPGPMEGLVPGGMPIAHTLPHPSQATSPNQPSKHGDPMREHMTEP; encoded by the exons ATGCTTGTCCCTAACAAACAATTGAGCCTTGGTCGCTCCCACAGTTGGGACACATTAGGAGGGAATGAGGGTCAGTGGGACAGGGCTGAGAGTGTCTACGAGCAGCAGGCAAGAGTAGCGGGCCGGCGAAGTTCCCTGTCATATGGAGAGGGAGCAGGGTGGTACGATCCTCCACCAGGAGTTCGTCCCCCTGACCTGGATTTGAAACGCGACCCGTATTCCTACCAAGACTCTCACTACGGACAGGCTTACATAGAACGACACAACCCACAGGGGCTGAGGAAGGGCTCTGTGCCAGATCTAAACCACTACGATCGAGTGCCCATGGCTCATAGAGGATCCATTCCACACCAGGATTACTACTCCCATGACCCGGCCATGACTCCCCGGCCACCTGAGGGGTTTTACAGACCAGAAAACCAACCTCCACCACCTCAGGCTCATCCACTCAGTAGGTCAGGCTCTCATTTTGGTTTGACACCTGGGGCTCGTGCTGCATGGGATCAAAGTCAGGTAGGAAGAGCAGGACCTCAACCCCCTTCATCTCCTTTACCTCCTGCCCCTCCTCCCACCGCTCATGAGTTAAATCGGGCTTATAGGGAACCTGGTGCAAAGATAATGCCGGATAGCCAACAGCGCATACCGTCTCGAGACTTATCTTCTGCTCACTGTAGTATAGAGCACACTTCTCCTCGGTATGCCAGTGAGCCTCCACCTCTGACCGGTCAGTCTGTCTATACTGATGTTAACGGCCGTCCTTTGGATCCACAGCAGCAGGCTGCTACATGTCTAGTAGTAGATCCTGCCAGTCAAGGTATGATTATAAGGCAAGAGACAACATCACCTTACTCCatccaacaacaacagcagcaacaattacaacaacaacaaatacagcagcaacaacagcaacaacttcAGCAACAACAAATACAGCTGCAGCAACTTCAGCACCAGCAGTTACAACAGCAACAGCTTCAACAACAGCAGTTACAGCAACAGCAGTTTCAGCAAGACCAATTGCAGCAGCAtttgcagcagcaacagccaCAATCCCTGCCACCCACCACTACAATGCCTGTCTCTGACCCTAACCTTTCTATGGCTCCACTTCCTGCTATACCTGCCCAAGTCCAAACTGTAGCTACTGGCCCAGTTGCACCTGCCTCTGTTCAGGTTGCTGCAGCTTTGGCCCCTCCTCCCCCAGCCGTTCCacttccagctcctcctcccgctcctctcccaactgcaccacagacaccTTTGCCTGTGGACCCCAAAAAGACAGTTGATCCTGAGTTCCTTGCCCTGCTGCGAAATGAGGGCCTCTCAGAGAGTACCATTTCTTCACTTATCCAGCAGGGATTTGACTCCACTAGCATGTTGGCTGTAATGGAGGAGAATGATGTCCGCACCGTTGCCCCCAACCTTGGCCAATCTCGTGTACTGTCTCGCTTGGTCCACAACTGCAAGCGGCCCATAGAGGCTCCAGCCCCCACCTCCCAACCTCAGACACCAATGCGCGGCCGCTCTAATAGCTTTAGCCTTCGATCAGACATCTACCACCAGCAACCACATCAGCATGCATCACACTCAGCACAAACGTTCTCTGTAGACCCCCAATTGATGCCCCCACCAACTCCTGGGGCAATGCAGACAATCTCCCCAAGGTTTGGAGAAGTAATAGGTCGGAGGCCCAGTAGTGCCCCCTCTCAGCACCTCCTGGAAGTCTCTGGAGTTTACCCAGGCCACCCACCTCGCTCCCCAGGACCATACACTGGAGGCATCATACCTGTTCAATCAAGGCCTATGTCGGCCTACTCTGGGGGAACAGTGCCAGGCATGCCTATACAAGGTATGCAGATAATGCCACAGCAGATGACTGGGTCAATGCCTGCCATACCCGGGTCTATTCATTCCATGCAAAGTATGCCACAGCAGATGCCCGTGTCCATGCCCGTTTTACCACAGCCACCACAGCAGGTACCAAAAGCGTACTCTACCAATTACACAGTACCCATGGAGCTTATGAAGCGGGACAGAAGCTTACTTCCATTGTCACCTATGCACAGCCCTCATCCCAGTCCCCAGTTGATGCGAAAAGGTGGAGGAACTGCACCAGACAATGCCTTCATTCCTGTGGGAGCACCTGTTCAAGGGCAAGGTGCACTGGTTGCTAATCAGAAGCAAAGTCGACGTACAGGTCCACCAGTCATTGTTTCGACAATGGCGTCTCCGGATACAA GTATTCGGCCCCAGATTATGAATGGGCCTATGCACCCGCGCCCTCTTGTGGCGCTGCTCGATGGACGTGATTGCACTGTGGAGATGCCCATCCTCAAAGATCTGGCCACCGTGGCTTTCTGTGACGCCCAGTCCACACAGGAGATACACGAAAAG GTGCTGAATGAGGCAGTAGGAGCCATGATGTACCACACCATCACCCTAACAAGAGAGGACTTGGAGAAGTTCAAGGCGCTGCGCATCATCATCCGTATCGGCAGCGGCTACGACAACATCGACATCAAGGCTGCTGGGGAGCTCG GCATTGCAGTGTGTAATATTCCCTCAGCGGCTGTAGAAGAAACAGCAGACTCAACGCTTTGTCACATCCTTAACTTGTACCGGCGAAACACCTGGCTGTACCAGGCTCTGAGGGAGGGCACACGGGTCCAGAGTGTGGAGCAGATCCGGGAGGTGGCGTCGGGGGCAGCCAGGATCCGAGGAGAGACGCTTGGCCTCATCGGATTTG GTCGCACAGGCCAAGCAGTGGGAATGCGGGCCAAGGCCTTCGGTTTCAACGTGATCTTCTATGACCCCTACCTCCAGGATGGCTTGGAGCGCTCGCTGGGCGTTCAGCGAGTCTATACACTCCAGGACTTGCTCTACCAGAGCGACTGCGTCTCCCTGCACTGCAACCTGAACGAACACAACCACCACCTCATCAACGACTTCACCATCAAACAG aTGCGTCAAGGTGCTTTCCTGGTCAATTCCGCACGGGGAGGTCTAGTGGATGAGAAAGCTTTGGCTCAGGCCCTGAAAGAGGGCAGGATACGAGGAGCTGCCTTGGATGTTCACGAGTCGGAGCCTTTCAG TTTTTCCCAAGGCCCTCTGAAAGACGCACCAAACTTGATCTGTACACCCCACACTGCCTGGTATAGCGAGCAGGCGTCACTGGAGATGAGAGAGGCCGCTGCCACAGAAATACGCAGAGCCATTACTG GCCGTATTCCTGACAGCCTCCGAAACTGCGTCAACAAAGAGTTCTTTGTCACTACAGCGCCGTGGGGAATGatagagcagcagcagcctcaagTTCACCCTGAGATCAATGGTGCTGCCTACAG ATTTGCTCCTGGTGTGGTGGGCGTCGCCCCCGGTGGAATTCCCGGACCTATGGAGGGGTTGGTGCCTGGGGGAATGCCCATTGCCCACACCCTGCCCCATCCGTCACAGGCCACCTCCCCTAACCAACCCTCCAAACATGGCGACCCCATGAGAGAGCACATGACTGAGCCGTAG
- the LOC137133792 gene encoding C-terminal-binding protein 2-like isoform X5, which translates to MWRQHFPGIRPQIMNGPMHPRPLVALLDGRDCTVEMPILKDLATVAFCDAQSTQEIHEKVLNEAVGAMMYHTITLTREDLEKFKALRIIIRIGSGYDNIDIKAAGELGIAVCNIPSAAVEETADSTLCHILNLYRRNTWLYQALREGTRVQSVEQIREVASGAARIRGETLGLIGFGRTGQAVGMRAKAFGFNVIFYDPYLQDGLERSLGVQRVYTLQDLLYQSDCVSLHCNLNEHNHHLINDFTIKQMRQGAFLVNSARGGLVDEKALAQALKEGRIRGAALDVHESEPFSFSQGPLKDAPNLICTPHTAWYSEQASLEMREAAATEIRRAITGRIPDSLRNCVNKEFFVTTAPWGMIEQQQPQVHPEINGAAYRFAPGVVGVAPGGIPGPMEGLVPGGMPIAHTLPHPSQATSPNQPSKHGDPMREHMTEP; encoded by the exons ATGTGGAGACAGCATTTCCCAG GTATTCGGCCCCAGATTATGAATGGGCCTATGCACCCGCGCCCTCTTGTGGCGCTGCTCGATGGACGTGATTGCACTGTGGAGATGCCCATCCTCAAAGATCTGGCCACCGTGGCTTTCTGTGACGCCCAGTCCACACAGGAGATACACGAAAAG GTGCTGAATGAGGCAGTAGGAGCCATGATGTACCACACCATCACCCTAACAAGAGAGGACTTGGAGAAGTTCAAGGCGCTGCGCATCATCATCCGTATCGGCAGCGGCTACGACAACATCGACATCAAGGCTGCTGGGGAGCTCG GCATTGCAGTGTGTAATATTCCCTCAGCGGCTGTAGAAGAAACAGCAGACTCAACGCTTTGTCACATCCTTAACTTGTACCGGCGAAACACCTGGCTGTACCAGGCTCTGAGGGAGGGCACACGGGTCCAGAGTGTGGAGCAGATCCGGGAGGTGGCGTCGGGGGCAGCCAGGATCCGAGGAGAGACGCTTGGCCTCATCGGATTTG GTCGCACAGGCCAAGCAGTGGGAATGCGGGCCAAGGCCTTCGGTTTCAACGTGATCTTCTATGACCCCTACCTCCAGGATGGCTTGGAGCGCTCGCTGGGCGTTCAGCGAGTCTATACACTCCAGGACTTGCTCTACCAGAGCGACTGCGTCTCCCTGCACTGCAACCTGAACGAACACAACCACCACCTCATCAACGACTTCACCATCAAACAG aTGCGTCAAGGTGCTTTCCTGGTCAATTCCGCACGGGGAGGTCTAGTGGATGAGAAAGCTTTGGCTCAGGCCCTGAAAGAGGGCAGGATACGAGGAGCTGCCTTGGATGTTCACGAGTCGGAGCCTTTCAG TTTTTCCCAAGGCCCTCTGAAAGACGCACCAAACTTGATCTGTACACCCCACACTGCCTGGTATAGCGAGCAGGCGTCACTGGAGATGAGAGAGGCCGCTGCCACAGAAATACGCAGAGCCATTACTG GCCGTATTCCTGACAGCCTCCGAAACTGCGTCAACAAAGAGTTCTTTGTCACTACAGCGCCGTGGGGAATGatagagcagcagcagcctcaagTTCACCCTGAGATCAATGGTGCTGCCTACAG ATTTGCTCCTGGTGTGGTGGGCGTCGCCCCCGGTGGAATTCCCGGACCTATGGAGGGGTTGGTGCCTGGGGGAATGCCCATTGCCCACACCCTGCCCCATCCGTCACAGGCCACCTCCCCTAACCAACCCTCCAAACATGGCGACCCCATGAGAGAGCACATGACTGAGCCGTAG
- the LOC137133792 gene encoding uncharacterized protein isoform X2 has product MLVPNKQLSLGRSHSWDTLGGNEGQWDRAESVYEQQARVAGRRSSLSYGEGAGWYDPPPGVRPPDLDLKRDPYSYQDSHYGQAYIERHNPQGLRKGSVPDLNHYDRVPMAHRGSIPHQDYYSHDPAMTPRPPEGFYRPENQPPPPQAHPLSRSGSHFGLTPGARAAWDQSQVGRAGPQPPSSPLPPAPPPTAHELNRAYREPGAKIMPDSQQRIPSRDLSSAHCSIEHTSPRYASEPPPLTGQSVYTDVNGRPLDPQQQAATCLVVDPASQGMIIRQETTSPYSIQQQQQQQLQQQQIQQQQQQQLQQQQIQLQQLQHQQLQQQQLQQQQLQQQQFQQDQLQQHLQQQQPQSLPPTTTMPVSDPNLSMAPLPAIPAQVQTVATGPVAPASVQVAAALAPPPPAVPLPAPPPAPLPTAPQTPLPVDPKKTVDPEFLALLRNEGLSESTISSLIQQGFDSTSMLAVMEENDVRTVAPNLGQSRVLSRLVHNCKRPIEAPAPTSQPQTPMRGRSNSFSLRSDIYHQQPHQHASHSAQTFSVDPQLMPPPTPGAMQTISPRFGEVIGRRPSSAPSQHLLEVSGVYPGHPPRSPGPYTGGIIPVQSRPMSAYSGGTVPGMPIQGMQIMPQQMTGSMPAIPGSIHSMQSMPQQMPVSMPVLPQPPQQVPKAYSTNYTVPMELMKRDRSLLPLSPMHSPHPSPQLMRKGGGTAPDNAFIPVGAPVQGQGALVANQKQSRRTGPPVIVSTMASPDTSIRPQIMNGPMHPRPLVALLDGRDCTVEMPILKDLATVAFCDAQSTQEIHEKVLNEAVGAMMYHTITLTREDLEKFKALRIIIRIGSGYDNIDIKAAGELGIAVCNIPSAAVEETADSTLCHILNLYRRNTWLYQALREGTRVQSVEQIREVASGAARIRGETLGLIGFGRTGQAVGMRAKAFGFNVIFYDPYLQDGLERSLGVQRVYTLQDLLYQSDCVSLHCNLNEHNHHLINDFTIKQMRQGAFLVNSARGGLVDEKALAQALKEGRIRGAALDVHESEPFSFSQGPLKDAPNLICTPHTAWYSEQASLEMREAAATEIRRAITGRIPDSLRNCVNKEFFVTTAPWGMIEQQQPQVHPEINGAAYSRVNQTMVQAIATGGMQDKLYT; this is encoded by the exons ATGCTTGTCCCTAACAAACAATTGAGCCTTGGTCGCTCCCACAGTTGGGACACATTAGGAGGGAATGAGGGTCAGTGGGACAGGGCTGAGAGTGTCTACGAGCAGCAGGCAAGAGTAGCGGGCCGGCGAAGTTCCCTGTCATATGGAGAGGGAGCAGGGTGGTACGATCCTCCACCAGGAGTTCGTCCCCCTGACCTGGATTTGAAACGCGACCCGTATTCCTACCAAGACTCTCACTACGGACAGGCTTACATAGAACGACACAACCCACAGGGGCTGAGGAAGGGCTCTGTGCCAGATCTAAACCACTACGATCGAGTGCCCATGGCTCATAGAGGATCCATTCCACACCAGGATTACTACTCCCATGACCCGGCCATGACTCCCCGGCCACCTGAGGGGTTTTACAGACCAGAAAACCAACCTCCACCACCTCAGGCTCATCCACTCAGTAGGTCAGGCTCTCATTTTGGTTTGACACCTGGGGCTCGTGCTGCATGGGATCAAAGTCAGGTAGGAAGAGCAGGACCTCAACCCCCTTCATCTCCTTTACCTCCTGCCCCTCCTCCCACCGCTCATGAGTTAAATCGGGCTTATAGGGAACCTGGTGCAAAGATAATGCCGGATAGCCAACAGCGCATACCGTCTCGAGACTTATCTTCTGCTCACTGTAGTATAGAGCACACTTCTCCTCGGTATGCCAGTGAGCCTCCACCTCTGACCGGTCAGTCTGTCTATACTGATGTTAACGGCCGTCCTTTGGATCCACAGCAGCAGGCTGCTACATGTCTAGTAGTAGATCCTGCCAGTCAAGGTATGATTATAAGGCAAGAGACAACATCACCTTACTCCatccaacaacaacagcagcaacaattacaacaacaacaaatacagcagcaacaacagcaacaacttcAGCAACAACAAATACAGCTGCAGCAACTTCAGCACCAGCAGTTACAACAGCAACAGCTTCAACAACAGCAGTTACAGCAACAGCAGTTTCAGCAAGACCAATTGCAGCAGCAtttgcagcagcaacagccaCAATCCCTGCCACCCACCACTACAATGCCTGTCTCTGACCCTAACCTTTCTATGGCTCCACTTCCTGCTATACCTGCCCAAGTCCAAACTGTAGCTACTGGCCCAGTTGCACCTGCCTCTGTTCAGGTTGCTGCAGCTTTGGCCCCTCCTCCCCCAGCCGTTCCacttccagctcctcctcccgctcctctcccaactgcaccacagacaccTTTGCCTGTGGACCCCAAAAAGACAGTTGATCCTGAGTTCCTTGCCCTGCTGCGAAATGAGGGCCTCTCAGAGAGTACCATTTCTTCACTTATCCAGCAGGGATTTGACTCCACTAGCATGTTGGCTGTAATGGAGGAGAATGATGTCCGCACCGTTGCCCCCAACCTTGGCCAATCTCGTGTACTGTCTCGCTTGGTCCACAACTGCAAGCGGCCCATAGAGGCTCCAGCCCCCACCTCCCAACCTCAGACACCAATGCGCGGCCGCTCTAATAGCTTTAGCCTTCGATCAGACATCTACCACCAGCAACCACATCAGCATGCATCACACTCAGCACAAACGTTCTCTGTAGACCCCCAATTGATGCCCCCACCAACTCCTGGGGCAATGCAGACAATCTCCCCAAGGTTTGGAGAAGTAATAGGTCGGAGGCCCAGTAGTGCCCCCTCTCAGCACCTCCTGGAAGTCTCTGGAGTTTACCCAGGCCACCCACCTCGCTCCCCAGGACCATACACTGGAGGCATCATACCTGTTCAATCAAGGCCTATGTCGGCCTACTCTGGGGGAACAGTGCCAGGCATGCCTATACAAGGTATGCAGATAATGCCACAGCAGATGACTGGGTCAATGCCTGCCATACCCGGGTCTATTCATTCCATGCAAAGTATGCCACAGCAGATGCCCGTGTCCATGCCCGTTTTACCACAGCCACCACAGCAGGTACCAAAAGCGTACTCTACCAATTACACAGTACCCATGGAGCTTATGAAGCGGGACAGAAGCTTACTTCCATTGTCACCTATGCACAGCCCTCATCCCAGTCCCCAGTTGATGCGAAAAGGTGGAGGAACTGCACCAGACAATGCCTTCATTCCTGTGGGAGCACCTGTTCAAGGGCAAGGTGCACTGGTTGCTAATCAGAAGCAAAGTCGACGTACAGGTCCACCAGTCATTGTTTCGACAATGGCGTCTCCGGATACAA GTATTCGGCCCCAGATTATGAATGGGCCTATGCACCCGCGCCCTCTTGTGGCGCTGCTCGATGGACGTGATTGCACTGTGGAGATGCCCATCCTCAAAGATCTGGCCACCGTGGCTTTCTGTGACGCCCAGTCCACACAGGAGATACACGAAAAG GTGCTGAATGAGGCAGTAGGAGCCATGATGTACCACACCATCACCCTAACAAGAGAGGACTTGGAGAAGTTCAAGGCGCTGCGCATCATCATCCGTATCGGCAGCGGCTACGACAACATCGACATCAAGGCTGCTGGGGAGCTCG GCATTGCAGTGTGTAATATTCCCTCAGCGGCTGTAGAAGAAACAGCAGACTCAACGCTTTGTCACATCCTTAACTTGTACCGGCGAAACACCTGGCTGTACCAGGCTCTGAGGGAGGGCACACGGGTCCAGAGTGTGGAGCAGATCCGGGAGGTGGCGTCGGGGGCAGCCAGGATCCGAGGAGAGACGCTTGGCCTCATCGGATTTG GTCGCACAGGCCAAGCAGTGGGAATGCGGGCCAAGGCCTTCGGTTTCAACGTGATCTTCTATGACCCCTACCTCCAGGATGGCTTGGAGCGCTCGCTGGGCGTTCAGCGAGTCTATACACTCCAGGACTTGCTCTACCAGAGCGACTGCGTCTCCCTGCACTGCAACCTGAACGAACACAACCACCACCTCATCAACGACTTCACCATCAAACAG aTGCGTCAAGGTGCTTTCCTGGTCAATTCCGCACGGGGAGGTCTAGTGGATGAGAAAGCTTTGGCTCAGGCCCTGAAAGAGGGCAGGATACGAGGAGCTGCCTTGGATGTTCACGAGTCGGAGCCTTTCAG TTTTTCCCAAGGCCCTCTGAAAGACGCACCAAACTTGATCTGTACACCCCACACTGCCTGGTATAGCGAGCAGGCGTCACTGGAGATGAGAGAGGCCGCTGCCACAGAAATACGCAGAGCCATTACTG GCCGTATTCCTGACAGCCTCCGAAACTGCGTCAACAAAGAGTTCTTTGTCACTACAGCGCCGTGGGGAATGatagagcagcagcagcctcaagTTCACCCTGAGATCAATGGTGCTGCCTACAG CCGAGTGAACCAAACCATGGTACAGGCCATAGCAACGGGGGGAATGCAGGACAAATTATATACCTAA